A stretch of the Bacillus anthracis str. Vollum genome encodes the following:
- a CDS encoding YdcF family protein: MKENKKSKKRRIFQVFLLMICSAILYVSYAAYDIWSYRFKANDDVKTDAGIVLGAASWNGKPSPVFKERINHAISLYKNGNIKKIIFTGGTKFEAELEEARTARVYAMKQGVKEEDILIETKSLFTEENLKNAKQVGIENGIQTYTIVSDPLHMKRAMRIAKHINIEAYASPTPTSAYKTLDTEIPFFFKELFSYIGYVTSLPLKALKGD, translated from the coding sequence ATGAAAGAAAATAAGAAGAGTAAGAAAAGACGAATCTTTCAAGTATTTTTACTAATGATTTGTTCTGCTATTTTATATGTAAGTTATGCAGCTTACGATATTTGGAGTTATCGTTTTAAAGCAAATGATGACGTGAAAACGGATGCTGGTATCGTACTAGGAGCAGCTTCATGGAACGGAAAACCATCTCCTGTATTTAAAGAAAGAATTAATCATGCGATTTCTTTATATAAGAACGGAAATATTAAAAAGATTATTTTTACAGGTGGTACAAAGTTCGAGGCAGAACTTGAGGAAGCACGTACTGCAAGAGTATATGCAATGAAACAGGGTGTAAAAGAGGAAGATATTTTAATTGAAACAAAATCTCTTTTCACTGAAGAAAATTTAAAAAATGCGAAGCAAGTTGGAATTGAGAACGGAATACAGACATACACGATTGTAAGTGATCCACTTCATATGAAACGCGCAATGAGAATCGCAAAACATATTAATATTGAAGCATATGCTTCACCAACGCCGACATCAGCATATAAAACGTTAGATACAGAAATACCATTCTTCTTTAAAGAATTATTCTCGTATATTGGATATGTAACTTCGTTGCCATTAAAGGCATTGAAGGGAGACTAA
- a CDS encoding GNAT family N-acetyltransferase, giving the protein MEIIHERAKLRLMDGNDVETLFSIVEGNREIWAYLISKMDSVQDMQQYVQKAIQGYGKGTQIPFVVVDQQTNTIVGSTRLYNISVEDKTVELGQTWYHPSVQRTSINTECKYMLLQYAFEKLHMLRVQIKTDARNEKAQRAIERLGAVKEGVLRNERKLPNGYVRDAVVYSIISSEWPGVKEQLLEKLELYKEKL; this is encoded by the coding sequence ATGGAAATCATTCACGAAAGAGCAAAGCTACGGTTAATGGATGGTAATGATGTCGAAACTTTGTTTTCGATTGTAGAAGGAAATCGGGAAATTTGGGCGTATTTAATCTCTAAAATGGATAGTGTGCAAGATATGCAGCAGTACGTTCAAAAAGCGATACAAGGTTATGGAAAAGGTACGCAAATACCTTTCGTTGTAGTGGATCAACAGACGAATACGATTGTAGGAAGTACACGTCTATATAATATTTCAGTAGAAGATAAAACAGTCGAGTTGGGACAAACGTGGTATCATCCAAGTGTCCAGCGTACGAGTATCAATACAGAGTGTAAGTATATGCTTCTCCAGTATGCTTTTGAAAAACTGCATATGCTCAGGGTACAAATTAAGACAGATGCAAGAAATGAAAAAGCACAACGAGCAATTGAAAGGTTAGGTGCAGTAAAAGAGGGCGTGCTTAGAAATGAAAGAAAATTGCCAAACGGATATGTGAGAGATGCAGTGGTGTATAGTATTATTTCGAGTGAATGGCCAGGCGTAAAAGAACAATTGTTAGAAAAGTTAGAGTTGTATAAAGAAAAGCTATAA